One genomic segment of Streptomyces liangshanensis includes these proteins:
- a CDS encoding PepSY domain-containing protein: protein MKRNLVIAAVTAAALVGGGTYTAVAVGGEGRDDDRGTTRVADDRSRTTTTASTPTTAAGAPGTANEAAAAALAKYPGAVASLERDDDRGSVWEVEVLGEDGRWHELRIDAAGTVRADGRQDDNSRDDDRDDDREDLAERAALRAATVDAQEAAKAALASVPGTVTSVDLDDDHTSAWDVDVRGEDGRTHELTVHTRTGKVTPAGTTEDRHDRDNRDDDHGDDD, encoded by the coding sequence ATGAAGCGCAATCTGGTGATCGCGGCCGTCACCGCGGCGGCACTCGTCGGCGGCGGCACGTACACGGCGGTCGCGGTGGGCGGCGAAGGACGCGACGACGACAGGGGTACGACCCGGGTCGCCGACGACCGGAGCCGTACGACCACCACCGCCAGCACCCCCACCACGGCGGCCGGCGCGCCGGGCACCGCGAACGAGGCCGCGGCCGCCGCGCTCGCGAAGTACCCGGGCGCGGTGGCCTCGTTGGAACGCGACGACGACCGCGGGAGCGTCTGGGAGGTCGAGGTGCTCGGCGAGGACGGCCGGTGGCACGAGCTGAGGATCGACGCGGCCGGTACGGTACGCGCCGACGGCCGCCAGGACGACAACAGCCGGGACGACGACCGCGACGACGACCGGGAGGACCTCGCCGAGCGCGCCGCGCTGCGGGCGGCCACGGTGGACGCCCAGGAGGCCGCGAAGGCCGCCCTGGCCTCCGTCCCGGGCACGGTGACCTCCGTGGACCTGGACGACGACCACACGAGCGCCTGGGACGTCGACGTACGCGGCGAGGACGGCCGTACGCACGAGCTGACCGTCCACACGAGGACGGGCAAGGTCACGCCGGCGGGCACCACCGAGGACCGCCACGACCGCGACAACCGCGACGACGACCACGGCGACGACGACTGA